A stretch of the Ischnura elegans chromosome 5, ioIscEleg1.1, whole genome shotgun sequence genome encodes the following:
- the LOC124159031 gene encoding uncharacterized protein LOC124159031 encodes MGCITPADNDGRAKIPPPAARKIAENTNKTKLKASSFCESIILPVLSMALFFTIVSPEPLPQTSSSSPPKNLCTLGWCNCTRINEVPSTAEVAALSSYGRRGHSYDDSLRPVFVKDGLKVSCFCSPEQELTLDHNSLPPEALALEISGCAEVRLNPGSLSRTTAIASIRFRAAGRVSFKRNLYIPPPPSAGGQQPVQSRLTSKNPSFPRAYDLLTPSPEDETDNQGAGYGRRRRSARPSPAPRTPPSRAGSVPVPPEVRIDAYDCQSVSWESGSFRTAGGVVGGLASQGGGSDVASNIAVRPRPPLSVRVQLVGHVLVDSTSFGRLASFHASNVSRLELREYAFSVEPTPEILDALDGTQRNGITTTQVTLRDVTIPWVPRHAFPSSATEVRIESSQVHMLRRDAFSALTLSGIHLSHVKIGEVESGAFSGRTLCFRLSLNNVSIRKLSHMAIRSAVSRFSISNSWITQVSGGAFNFTVASANITDNVFQVVRSRGFTLRDWDRVRLHNNTFLKLDPGALSSLIKAYSIPDHDAAEDFSTSSSSSPLLQVYSHFTDTDDTSDEAKQIALSSALSHDSRPKLGEEPKMAVQRAMNRLKRAVQEARELNITDNVFGDTVNGALSLLPYYSGRTTSQEDDGDDRPVAMFVTDNRFRSRCRCGMIKWLRELTAEQEDSLEDQPTPHQWSNTLYNTSMCLVDNYLARCFNVSIGFMRMRDFAILFCPSTDGEDEEGDRGIETKCDAMENPVGHKPVTVVPDTAAGAGGVVYTNLDEDEDGYDENELDQDKKILNTIFIAVVICICIILIVTLVGRSKWWKRVKERRQMTVVEEEDDGRGGCWPWMMLARLSSSLSMSRRSNGAAGGKARVGDEDGISGADSITRLSVEGYNEMREREETEKGTAGKRSLPRDILGDTEGSGLLGGEGDSEEGEDEEVEREDKATQTMPEELTQELLMALREKLDDPENYSEARDMIEHLYDMIKVEEEREMEEKMRLEAAARRVRSVGTTDDEEDNEDEDIEDDDDIEPGKEENLYDVIQPPKRDNTSGQERKCGRRRRGRHRDSRSYNSVGTRAPSPDKLEPVLTASASMASLASIASLVSPLGSPMPQRGPKKASRKRRPAPKAPAVCEYVEPRDRAQHVYTELPVNGVGSNCDPRPPRLRMKDEEAVQDKGEENKASEPPAPPPNTPFKFLRTLGETFLTPNKPPRPPPPNPHKQTDVRVKSNGGIVCEYTEPTDAKVHVYTELPVTSGPAAASPSHNQLPLSMANRPLPHKPDSPDSPKPSTSFALR; translated from the exons GAACTGACTCTGGACCACAACTCCCTGCCTCCGGAGGCACTGGCACTGGAAATATCGGGCTGCGCGGAGGTCAGGCTGAATCCGGGGAGCCTGTCCCGAACCACCGCCATCGCCTCGATACGATTCCGAGCAGCCGGCCGAGTGTCTTTCAAGAGGAACCTTTACATTCCTCCTCCGCCCAGCGCGGGCGGACAGCAGCCTGTCCAATCGCGCCTCACATCCAAGAACCCATCCTTCCCGCGAGCTTACGACCTCTTGACCCCCAGCCCAGAGGATGAGACCGACAACCAGGGCGCGGGATACGGCAGACGGAGGCGCAGCGCCCGGCCGAGCCCGGCACCGCGGACTCCACCGTCTCGGGCAGGGTCCGTCCCAGTGCCTCCGGAGGTGCGGATCGACGCTTACGACTGCCAGTCGGTTTCGTGGGAGAGCGGTTCCTTTCGGACGGCCGGGGGCGTCGTGGGGGGTTTGGCGTCCCAGGGCGGCGGGTCGGACGTCGCTTCCAACATCGCCGTTCGCCCGAGGCCGCCGCTGTCCGTGCGGGTCCAGCTGGTGGGCCACGTTTTAGTGGACTCCACCTCGTTCGGGAGGCTGGCCTCCTTCCACGCGTCCAACGTGTCCAGATTGGAACTGAGGGAATACGCCTTCTCCGTGGAGCCGACCCCGGAGATACTCGACGCCCTCGACGGAACACAGCGGAACGGTATCACCACAACT CAGGTAACCCTCAGGGACGTGACCATTCCGTGGGTTCCTCGCCACGCTTTCCCCTCATCAGCCACCGAAGTTCGGATCGAGTCATCTCAAGTGCATATGCTGCGTCGCGATGCCTTCTCTGCCCTTACTCTCTCCGGCATACACCTGTCCCACGTGAAGATCGGCGAGGTGGAGTCGGGAGCTTTCAGTGGCAGGACCCTCTGCTTCCGCTTGTCCCTGAACAACGTCTCCATACGAAAATTGTCTCATATGGCCATACGCTCTGCCGTCAGCCGATTTTCCATCTCCAATTCCTG GATAACCCAAGTCAGCGGCGGAGCCTTCAACTTCACTGTCGCATCGGCCAACATCACCGACAACGTATTCCAGGTCGTGCGCTCAAGAGGGTTTACCTTGCGCGACTGGGATCGCGTCCGTCTCCACAACAACACGTTCCTCAAACTCGACCCAGGAGCCCTTTCCAGCCTCATCAAGGCATACTCGATCCCCGACCACGACGCTGCCGAAGacttctccacctcctcctcatcTTCGCCTCTGCTCCAAGTGTACTCTCACTTCACCGACACGGACGATACAAGCGATGAAGCAAAGCAAATCGCTTTATCCTCGGCACTGAGTCACGACAGTCGACCTAAACTCGGAGAAGAACCCAAAATGGCAGTACAACGCGCTATGAATAGACTGAAACGCGCGGTACAAGAAGCAAGGGAGTTGAATATCACGGACAATGTATTTGGTGATACAGTCAATGGTGCCTTGTCCTTGCTTCCATACTACAGCGGCCGGACCACATCGCAGGAAGACGATGGAGACGACAGGCCTGTTGCGATGTTCGTGACGGACAACCGCTTCCGTTCCCGCTGCCGATGTGGGATGATCAAATGGCTTAGGGAACTAACAGCAGAGCAAGAAGATTCACTGGAGGATCAACCGACCCCTCATCAATGGAGCAACACATTATACAACACCAGCATGTGCCTTGTTGACAATTACCTCGCCCGCTGCTTCAATGTGTCGATTGGATTCATGAGAATGAGAGACTTCGCCATTCTCTTTTGCCCGTCAACAGATGGAGAAGACGAGGAAGGTGACCGTGGAATCGAAACCAAATGCGATGCGATGGAGAACCCTGTAGGACATAAACCCGTGACTGTTGTACCGGACACGGCTGCTGGCGCGGGGGGAGTCGTCTACACCAACTTGGACGAAGATGAAGATGGCTATGACGAAAATGAGTTGGATCAAGATAAAAAGATCCTCAACACCATATTCATCGCGGTGGTTATATGCATATGCATCATCCTAATAGTAACTTTGGTAGGGCGCAGTAAATGGTGGAAGAGGGTGAAGGAGAGACGGCAGATGACGGTGGTAGAAGAGGAAGATGATGGACGTGGAGGTTGTTGGCCGTGGATGATGCTCGCGAGGCTGAGCAGTAGCCTGTCCATGAGCAGGAGATCAAACGGTGCGGCGGGCGGGAAGGCGCGGGTAGGAGATGAAGATGGGATATCAGGGGCCGATTCCATCACGAGACTATCAGTGGAAGGGTACAACGAAATGCGGGAGAGAGAAGAGACAGAGAAAGGGACGGCGGGTAAGCGCTCTCTGCCGCGGGACATCTTGGGAGACACCGAGGGCAGTGGACTGTTGGGCGGCGAAGGGGACAGCGAAGAGGGCGAGGATGAGGAGGTGGAGCGAGAAGACAAGGCGACGCAAACAATGCCGGAGGAGCTTACCCAGGAACTCCTGATGGCCCTGAGGGAGAAACTCGACGACCCGGAGAACTACAGCGAGGCGCGGGACATGATAGAGCACCTGTACGACATGATCaaggtggaggaggagagggagatgGAGGAGAAGATGAGGTTGGAGGCCGCAGCCAGGAGGGTGAGGTCTGTCGGCACAACGGACGACGAGGAAGACAACGAGGACGAAGACATCGAAGATGACGACGACATCGAACCAGGGAAGGAGGAAAATCTGTACGACGTCATACAGCCACCGAAGCGCGACAACACCAGCGGACAGGAGCGGAAGTGTGGGCGCAGACGCAGAGGAAGGCACCGCGATTCCAGGTCATACAACAGCGTAGGAACGCGAGCTCCATCCCCGGACAAACTGGAGCCAGTGCTGACGGCATCGGCCTCAATGGCATCCTTGGCTTCCATCGCATCCCTAGTATCTCCTCTCGGGTCCCCCATGCCACAGCGAGGGCCTAAGAAGGCTTCTCGCAAGAGAAGGCCCGCTCCGAAGGCCCCTGCTGTGTGCGAATATGTGGAGCCGCGGGATAGGGCCCAGCACGTATACACCGAGCTTCCTGTGAACGGGGTTGGCAGCAACTGTGATCCAAGACCGCCGAGGCTCAGGATGAAGGACGAGGAAGCGGTTCAAGATAAGGGTGAGGAGAATAAAGCCTCAGAACCTCCCGCCCCACCACCGAACACCCCTTTTAAGTTCCTCCGTACCCTCGGTGAGACTTTCCTCACGCCCAATAAACCTCCTCGGCCACCCCCTCCCAATCCGCATAAACAAACTGACGTTAGGGTGAAGAGCAATGGAGGCATAGTGTGCGAATATACCGAGCCTACAGATGCAAAGGTCCATGTGTACACCGAACTCCCTGTGACTTCAGGTCCGGCCGCGGCGTCTCCCTCCCATAATCAGCTCCCCCTTTCCATGGCTAACCGGCCGTTACCTCACAAGCCTGATTCCCCTGACAGCCCAAAGCCATCCACATCGTTTGCGCTGAGGTAG